The stretch of DNA GCTGCTGAAGGTATTCGTCGATTCGACTTATTGAGATGGGGTATCTATTTGCAAGTGATGAATGCTATTGGTGTAACAGACGAAAATGATGTTATTAAACGTCGCGAAGAGAAGCATCTTCTATTGCCACTTCCTCTGGATGTTGTGAATACCAATCCTTATATCGACAGGAATAACCCTGGATGGTAATTCTGATTTATTAATTATTAATAAGTTGATCAATGAAAAAAATATTTAATATCAAAAGCTTATGCTTGAGTGCAGCTTTACTTCTCGGATTGTTCTTTACAGCATGTTCGGAAGATGAAAATAATGCTACTGCCATTCAAATATCAGGCATAACAACAATAAAAGATCTGAACACCCCGATTACCGAAGCCAAACTAGGAGATTTTATCGCTATTCATGGAACGGGATTGGACATTCATAATATAGATTCTATTTACGTGAATGAATCTAAAGTTGACATGGTAGAGGTATATACAGAGAAGGATGTATTGTATATGCAGGTTCCGGTTAAACTATCTCTTGAGCCTACTGATAAAGTTTATATTTATAATAAATTGGGTCGTCAAGACTATCCTCTAAAGACTATTGCCCCCGACCTTAAGCTTGTTCGTATGTTTAATGAATATACACAGCCGGGTGATACAATCATGATTTATGGAGACTTCTTTAATCTTTATGAAATTGATTCAGTAAGTGCTGTTGTTGATTTCAACGGTAAAACATCCAATGTGATCAAATCGGCGAATAACTATCTGACTGCACGAGTTCCCCTTGATGTGGATAAAAATATCAAAGTAAAGGTGAAGTCTTTAAAATATGAGATAGAGTCTACTTGTCCGGGACGATACTATGATAACGAATGTATGATTGTAGACTTTGATAATCGTGTGCCAAGCAGTATGACCAATGTAGTTACCGATCTGAAAGATAAAAACCGATTGAGTGGTAATTACTTACATATAAATGAGAAGTCGGCTTGGAGTAGCTGGTGGTATATAATAGAGATAGGAAATACGCCGCTAACAGACGATATGTTAGATCATTCGGATCAGTATGTTATAAAATGTGAGTTCTATACTGCCAACCAGTTTGTTGATGGCAAGATTAAGTTCTTAAATTACCTTTTCTGGGATGCGGCTCCAATGGAATGGACTCCTTCTGATTTTGTATTCCAGAATTTCAACCGCTGGGAAACGATAACGTTACCTTTCAAGCGAAACTATTCAGGAACTTATCCGGAAAATATGTACTACCATTCCTTCAATATGAGAATTGAAATAGATCAAAGTATAGCGCGTAACTTTGCTTTTGATAACATACGGGTATGCAAAAAAGGTGATTAACTACAAATTATTGAAGATTTTTAGTTGTGGTTAAAGTTTATTGCAGGTAGATAAATTTGGTTTGCTCAGAGGCGATGATGAGATCGTCATCGCCTCTGATGTTTTCAGGCAAAAAAAGATACTGCCTACATCTATGAATAACTTATAATATTAGAAAAACATAAAAATGAGAAAAAAAAGGAACTTCACACTTTTGGCTGCAATAATGGCAGTTTTTCTGAGTATACAATCTTGTAATAATGGTCCCATAAAAGAAGTATGGATAGATGAACTAGGCTCTAGCTCGTGTTATGTGCAAGACTGGGGAACCCCTCAAATTAATAAATCTGTAGTATGGACTCCTCTAACCGTAAACGGAGTGGTTTACGAACGGGGTATCGGGGCACATTCAATCGGACGTATGCTTTTCGATTTGGATGGTAAAGCATTATCCATATCCGGATTGGCAGGGGCTGATGATAATAATCTTTATGCGGGAAAATTTCAGTTCAAGATTATAGGAGATCGTAAAGAGCTTTGGAAAAGCGGTGTTGTGAAGAAAGGTGATCCTATTCAAGAATTTAATGTTGACTTGTCTGGAATAGATAAGGTATTGCTACTTGTCGAAGAATGTGGAGATGGCATCATGTACGATCATGCAGATTGGATCAATGTGAAAGTGACTACACGAGGCGAAGTAAAACCTATTCCTGCATGGCCTAAAGCTATTGCTAAAGAGAAATATATTTTAACACCTCAATTGCCCGAACATCCAATCATAAACAATCCGCTGGTTTATGGAGCTCGTCCCGGTAATCCATTCTTATGGACAATAATGGCTACAGGTCAGCGTCCGATGAAGTTTGAAGCGTCAGGGCTACCTGATGGTTTGAAGTTAGACCAGACAACAGGATTTATTACCGGTAAAGCAAAAACAAAAGGAGAATATAAAGTATTGCTAAAAGCTACCAATGATAAAGGGCGCGATGAAAAAGAGGTTCTTTTTAAAATTGGAGATGAAATAGCTTTAACCCCACCTATGGGTTGGAATAGCTGGAACTGTTGGGGATTATCGGTAGATGACGAAAAAGTACGTGACGCCGCCCGAATGATGAATGATAAATTACATGCACACGGATGGACTTACGTTAATATTGACGATGGCTGGGAAGCCAAAGAGCGGACAAAGCAAGGAGAAATCCTATCAAATGAGAAATTCCCTAATTTCAAGGCCTTAACCGATTATATCCATTCCTTAGGATTAAAGTTTGGTATTTATTCTTCGCCCGGACATATAACCTGTGGTGGTCATGTCGGAAGCTATCAGCATGAGGAGATCGATGCAAAAACATGGGAGAAATGGGGTGTTGATTATTTAAAATATGACCATTGCGGTTACTTGGAAATACAGAAAAATTCTGAAGAAAAATCAATTCAGGAGCCATATATCGTCATGAGAAAAGCTTTGGACAAAGTAAATAGAGATATCGTTTACTGTGTTGGGTATGGTGCACCCAATGTATGGAACTGGGGAGAACAAGCCGGTGGCAATCAGTGGCGCACTACCCGTGATATTACAGATGAGTGGAATGTTGTTACAGCGATCGGATTCTTTCAGGATGTTTGTGCTCCGGCAACAGCACCCGGCAAGTACAATGACCCCGACATGCTGGTAATAGGTAAGCTTGGAAAAGGTTGGGGAGAAAAGGTTCATGACTCATATCTGACAGCCGATGAACAATATTCACATCTCTCTCTTTGGAGTATACTTTCTGCTCCATTGCTCATAGGTTGCGATATGGCGAATATAGATGACTTTACTTTAAATCTGCTGACAAACAGAGAAGTTATTGCTGTCGATCAAGATCCTCTTGTCGCTCCTGCCGTTAAAATTATGACAGAAAATGGACAAATCTGGTATAAGAAGTTATATGATGGCTCTTATGCTGTAGGTCTTTTTCATGTAGATCCATATTTCATCCTGTGGGATCAGGATAGTTCAGAAGCGATACAAAATGAGACTTATAAGATTCAATTAGATTTCTCTAAGCTTGGTATTCAGGGTGAAGTAACTGTTCGAGATCTTTGGAGACAAAAAGATCTTGGAAATTTTACAAATAACTTTCAAGCAGATATTCCATATCATGGTGTAAAGTTTGTAAAAGTTACGCCTAAAAAATAGATGCTGATTAATATAAAATAATTGAGTGTAGATATTTTTCTTCTGCTTACTCTCACATTCAGGTTTCTGCTGTTATGCAGGAACCTGTAATGTTTTAAACAGTATATGTACACGTGTCGGAATTTTCTTTATTTTTTGTGTAAAGAACTAAGAAAAACTACGAATAGATAATAAAAAGCAAAGATTGTAATAACGATCTTGAAAAATAAATCTTTACTTCGTAAGGTAATACTCTTAAAGAAGAAAAGATGGAAATATTATCTAAAATATTAATAGGTCTTGTAGCTCTTGAACATGTCTATATTCTTTGGATCGAGATGTTTGCATGGACAACAAAAGGTCGTACAACTTTCAAAAGTATTCCTGATGAATTGTTCGAGAAAACAAAAGGATTGGCTGCTAATCAAGGGTTATACAATGGTTTTCTTGCAGCCGGGCTTATCTGGTCACTGTTGATTGGAGATTCTGATTGGAGTCAGAATATAGCATTGTTCTTTCTTAGTTGTGTTGCTATTGCAGGCATTTATGGCGCTGTCACTGCTCAAAAATCGATCTTTTTCAAGCAGGCACTACCAGCTCTGATTGCAATTATTGTTTTATTATTGAAATGATTCTGGACTATGCATGAACAACTGATAAAGGATATTTCAATTAGGTATAAAATGCAATCACAAGATATAGAACTCTGTAAAACACTTTTTCAGCCTGTCTTGATGCCAAAGAACAGAATTTTGGAAGAAGAAGGAAAAATTCCTCAGCATTTATATTATATCATATCGGGATTTATGCGCCTGTTTTATTATAACGATAATGGAGATGAAGTTACTACGCATCTCAATTGTCCTCACGGTTTCTTCACTGCCTTTTCAGATTTTATAAACCAAACAAAAGCTTCGGTAAAAGTAGAAACTGTTACCGAATGCCAACTACTTCGTATAACTAAACCGGATTATGATAAATTGGTCAGTATAAGTACGTTTTGGAAAGATTATGGGATGCAGGTTTTACAGGAATCTGTAATCTATAATGAGGAGCGGTCTAAAGATTTGGCAACCTTATCAGCCGAGCAACGTTATCTTAAACTGATGAGATCTTATCCAAATGTTATTCAGAATGTTCCATTGCAATATATCGCCTCCTTCCTTGGTATAAAACCGGAAAGTCTTAGCCGTATAAGACGAAATCTGATTAACTAACAAAAGTCAAGTGTAATTGATTTTACGATTCTGAATTTTGTGTCCTAATTATTAAATATAAAACAATGACACAGAAGAATATCGTTTTAGTTACCGGAGCAAACGGACATTTAGGAAATAACTTAGTAAGATTTTTGATTGCCAAAGGATATCAAGTAAGAGCATCTGTCCGCAATATCAAGAATACAAAACCATTCGAGGGGCTTGATTGCGAAGTGGTACAGGCTCATATAACCGATAAGAACTCAATGCTTCAGGCTTTGCGTGGTGTTGATACTTTTTATGCGGTAGGAGCCGTCTTTAAGCTGTGGGCAAAAGATCCGCAAAAAGAGATTTACGATGTGAATATGAATGGTTGCAAAGTCATGATAGAGGCAGCAGTCCAAGCCGGAGTAAAGCGAATTGTGTATGTTAGTTCCATTGCCGCATTGGATTATACAAAAGGAATACCAATCAATGAAGAATCAGGCTACAATCCCGACCGTAGGGATATGTATTATAACTCAAAAAATGATGCGGAGAAACTCGCTTTCGAATTAGCAAAGAAGCATAATATAGAATTGGTTGCCGTATTACCTTCAGCCATGATAGGAGGCGTGATAGCAGAGCGCTTGAGTAATTCGAATGAAATATTAAAGGCGATATTGAACAATAAATTGCCTATCGAAACCAAGATAACTCTCAATTGGATAGATGTAAATGACGTCGCAGAAGGTTGTGTTTTGGCTGCAACGAAGGGTAAGTCGGGAGAACGATATATCTTGGCGAATGAAAAATGTATGACTATTACTGAGTCAATCAAATTGGCTGATGAATTGTTTCCGCAACTGAGGCTTAAAAAGCCGATCCCTGTTCCTCGGTTTGTCCTTTATTTATTCGGTGCTCTGTTAGGATTTGGTGCTAAAATATCTGGGAAAGCTCCTGCTATGACTACCAAAGAAGTGAATATGTTTTATGGGTTGGTACAGGATTTTGATATATCTAAATCCCGAAGAGAGCTCGGTTTTAGTCCGAAGTCTTCTAAGCAAGCTTTGAAATCGGCTTTGTTGTATATGTGGGAAGAAAGAGAAAGATTATTAAAGTAATTATATAATAAAACTTGTTATAATTTAATCTAAAATCAGTCGAGATTGTTGTATATGGTAAAAGCAATAAATATGAGTATATACGATTTTACCGTAAAGGATAGTAAAGGGAATGATGTTCCTTTATCCAACTATAAAGGGAAGGTGCTGCTAATAGTTAATACTGCAACAGCATGTGGTTTCACCCCACAGTATAAAGATTTGCAGGACTTATATCTTAAGTATAAAGATCAGGGATTCGAAATATTGGATTTTCCCTGCAATCAGTTCGGGAAACAGGCTCCGGGAACAAATGAGGAGATTACCTCGTTTTGTGAGATGAAGTATAAAACGACATTTACCACCTTTGCAAAAATTGACGTAAATGGAGAGAATGCCGATCCTCTGTATAAATATCTGAAAGAAAATAGTAAAGGATTTTTAGGCGATTCTATAAAATGGAATTTTACTAAATTCCTGATTGATAGGGCAGGGAATATCGTTGATCGTTATGCTCCAATAACCAATCCACCAAAAATCTCAGGCACGATCGAAAAACTATTGGAAAGATAATATATGCGACTATGGTCTTTACATCCGATGTATCTTGATTCGGCAGGGCTTAATGCCTCCTGGCGTGAAGGGTTATTAGCTAAGAATGTGCTTTTAGGGAATACAAAAGGTTATACGAATCATCCTCAGTTAATTCGTTTTAAGAATAGCCCCGATCCCAATCTTTATATCGACGCCTTTCTTACTGAAATATATAAAGAGGCTGTAAGACGAAACTATAATTACAGTAAGGAAAAGATCCGTCTCATTGAAAATATACGACCAATCTCTGTAACAAAAGGACAGTTAGAATATGAATTTGAACATCTGAGGCGAAAACTTCAAAAACGAAGCCCCGAGTTATTCGATAAATTACCAACATTGGCTAACTTAAATCCACATCCTTTGTTTAAAACGATAGATGGAGATGTTGAGGAATGGGAGGTTGTAATGTAATATGAGTATAGTTTAATGATTCCATTGTTTGATTTATACGATATAGAGTCTTGCAATGGTTCAATAAATCATAAAATAATGCAGGTATTTTGCAATACCTGCATTATTTAAATTGAATATTAGAGATTTTCTTTATGCTTCTTGACTTCGTCTACTAGTTTCGAAAAAGATTTATCTCTTTTACGTTTTTCATGTTCCGAAGTAGAAAAATGCCAAGCTTCTCTCCTTAGTTTCAGATAGCTCTCATAAACTTTACGGTCTAATGTTCCATTACTTACCGCTTCTAAGACAGCACAGCCGGGTTCGTTTTTATGCTCACAGTCTTTAAAACGACACAACCCTTCATAGTCAGATATTTCAAGCATTCCCGAAAGGGAGTCCGGATTTTCAATAGCTAATCCAAATTCTCGAACACCCGGAGTATCAATTAGTACTCCCGATCCTTTCATCAATACCATTTCCCGACGTGTTGATGTGTGCTTTCCTTTTCCTGTGGACGAACTTATATCGGATGTTAGCAATATTGATTCTTCGCAAAGTGCATTCACCAGAGAACTTTTCCCAACACCCGAAGAGCCGACAAAAACAACTGTTTCCCCTTCTGTGATAAACTCTCGTAACTGAAGAATCGTTTGAGGTTGGTGGATACTTGTAAACAATACAGGCATCTGATCGGCAATGTGCTTGATAGCGTTGCTTATATTCTCTTTCTCAAACTCCAAATCAGATTTATTGAGTACCAATACGGGACTAATGTTTCCTTCCACTATCTGAGCCATAAAACGTTCAGCCCGACGGACATTGAAATTGTCATCCAAACTTTGTACAATAAAAGCTTTGTCAATGTATGACGCAATGGCTTGTTTGTCACATACTGTTCCACTCTTCTTACGAAACAAGCTTCGTTCTCGTGGTAGCATATCAACTATAATCCCTTTCTGGTCATCGAATGGTTGAAAAATTACCCAATCGCCCACACAAGGCAAATCGAAAGTTGATCTACCAAACATCATATTTCCTGTCAGTTCACATTGGAACATCCCATTCTCAGAGATAACCTCATAGCATGTCCGATGGACTATAGATACCCGTCCGTGAGGCAACGCTTTATGGACTGATTCTTGTTTTAGTTGGCTTAATTTATCGCTCCAGCCATAAGTATTTAGATCAATCATAGCTTTGTCTTTTTTGCGATGAAAAATGTATAGCCATAGAATTCTTTATACTTGTTGTATAATTCCGCTTCGTAGCGTTGAGATGCAACCAGGTCTTCAGCAGCTTTATTTCCTGCATATTTATTCAGGAAAACTTCTTCAGCAGTAGCTTTAGGAGCAAAATAATACTTTGTCCAACACGTTTCGGGTAAAATAAATGTAGCCACAGGGAGATATCCTGCCCGGTGTATTTTGGCTACCTGATTGGGTATCGTATCTATTTCAGCATATGAATTCATCCAGAAATCATTTATTTCTGCCGGACGTTCGTCTGTAAACCATGAACTCTCAGAGATAGCCAAGTATCCTCCTGTTTTCAAATATTTACGCCATTCGTTCAACCCTCGTTCAAAGCCAATATTATAAATGGCTCCTTCTGACCAAATCAGGTCTAACTCTTCATTCTGAAAAGGAAGATTATCCATTGAGCCTACAATCCCTTTCACTCTGTCTTGCATGCCTAGCAGCTTTGCATTACGATTCAGAATATTGATAAAGTCGGGAAATAAATCCAGTGCAGTAATCTTTCCTTCAATATGCTTGGCAAGTGTCATTGTCTGCCCTCCTGTGCCACAGCCAATGTCGGCAATAAGGGATTTGTCGGTTAGGTTATCAATAAAGCGAAGGGCTGTTAGTGTTGCATCGGTGCTACCGGGTCCCTGTCGTTCCATGCTAGAGAAAAACTCGCAGATTAAATTAAAATCGAAATCGTGAATTGTTTTATTTTCGTTATTCATTTCGTTATTTGTATTAGCGCACATATGCAAGCATGACAATGCTATAGCACTATTGTACGCAGATTAAAATTAAATTATAATAATATGAATATTCCTCTCAAAAAGGTTTATTTGAGAGTAAACGAAAGGACAATCTGTTTTGAAAGTACAGATTGTTTACAATACCAAATCCGATTTATGTAAAATCTTAGTCATCCGGCAAAGATATATAAATATTTAATTATAAATAAAAAAACTGTTCCGGAAGTGATGATTTGATATAAAATCACTCCGGAACAAAGTTTTTCGTCTAATGTTTACTAAAAATTCACTTACCACCAATTATTACCGTTATCTACGGATTGAGCTATTGTTGATTCAGGCTTTTGTGTATTTATTTTTTTCTGTTCTTTGTATACTGTCTTTGCTCCAGGTATAGGAGAGCTTTTTGGGGGTATATTCGTCTCTTCAGTAAGAAGCTCTCGGGTTTTAGAAATCTTTTTGTCTCCTATAATTTTTTCAGCTTCTATAAGCTTTATAGCTAACATTGAAACTTCTACTTTTGGAGTGAATGATACCGACCCATTAATTCTGCATCCTGTTTCCATAATAGCCTTTTTTGCCATAATTGAGCCTTCTATAACAGCCGAACTACTAATTTGTATGGTGTTCGTGCAAAACACATTCCCTTTAACTAACCCCCCGATTGTACAATCGGTAGCAGTTATGTTTCCATCAATAGTCGCAGTAGGATCTACTATGGCCCTATCTTTTACAAAAAAGTTCCCTTTTTGCATTCCTGTAAAGCAAAATCCACCTAAAACAACTTTGTCCTGATTTGATACAGCTATTTCTTCTGCTGTTTCTTTTTCTATAGGTTTGGCTTTTTTTCGTTTGATGAAAAACATTCTTTTATTCTCTATTAATACTATTCTTCTGCGAAATTTGTCACTACAGTTGTTGCATTGCCTATATCAATACCAAGGGCCGATTTTGGCCTGCCGCTTACACGTAAAGAGTTGAGAGCATATCCTTTGCTTGCCAGTGTTTCCGGATTATCCAATACCGTTATCTCTGTGAAATGTCCAAATTCTGCAATAAAACAGTCTACTAACTCCTGATAATACATTGCGCCCCCACATAAGTATATCCGATTTGTTTTCACAAGGTTGGAGTCATTGATAATGCTCCGTAGATTGGGCGATATCACTTCCTGATAGTAGGTCTGGATAACATTTTTACGGATCTCTCTTAAATCAACATTCTGACGATTTAAGAAGATATATCCTCGCTGAAAAGCATCGTCCAGCTGATTTACATTTCTCAACTCGAGATAATATTTACTCCTCAGTTCGTTGATCATTAGATTTACAGCATAGCGGATTCCGTGTGTACTTACCATTGCCTGTTCTACGATTCCCGAATCGGTGCTTAAGATAGATTCGAAAGTGCCAAAGCCGCAACTAAATACAAAAAAACTACCCGAAACATTGGGCTCTCCTTTGCGTATTGCAATTGTGCATCCTACAATTTCGGGAATGACTTCAACTTTTTGCACATCCAGCACAATTTTCTTTTTATTTCCTGCATTGTGGGTTGATGCATCATAGTCGAGTAAGTGCGTTTTTTTGAAGAATTCAACGGCTCTATCTCTATAAATATAATAGGTTGAGTAGGGGAAGCCTGTTGTAATTGTTAGCGGTTGTTCTATCTTGTCCTGTGCCAGCAGGATTGACGCTTTGGCAAGAAGCTGATAATCGATATCATCAGGAGAGGAGTTTATCAGTTTATGAGGTAACTGTCCTTCGTTCAAGGCTAGATCACCACAGATATACCATTTGTCATTGTGCTGAATCTTCAGACCATGAAGCAAATCTTTAGAGGTTTGGGACAAAACTGTGTTGTTGATCTCAATTAAACTCGGAAAGGATTGAATTTCATACATAGGTTTTTTTCAAAAAAGTGTTTAACAATTAAAAATTACAATAATAGCATTATATGTTTTATATATTTCTTATAGTGAGGATGGCTTCATTATTATTTCGCCTTCATATATACCCCCCTCGTCCATACTCAGATTTTCTGTATTGAGTCTCCCTGTTATTTGTCCCGAACACTTTATTACTACAGCTTCGGAAGCTGATATGTCTCCTTCGATATGTCCAAAGACAATGAGTTTTTTTGTATTCACATTTCCTCTTATTGTCCCTGTCATTCCTATCACCACCGTTTCAGCTTGCTCAATGTTTCCTATTATAGTACCTTCGATACGAATCGCTCGGGTTTGCTTGATATTACCTCGAAGAGTAAAGCTTTCACAAATTACTGTCGGCATTAATGAGGCTAGATCATCCGGTTGATCGTTTCTTTGAGTTTGTTTTTTTATCATGATATACTATTCACTTATCTTCGTATATATAAAGAATAGGGATGCTCCCCGGACAAAGAATTGCTAGCACTAAATTAGAGTATAATCATGTAGTGGATCTAAAAAAGGGAGTGGGACAAAAAGAGGACAATTAAAAATATTATTGTACAATCGATGTATGTGTCTGATTAATATATGTATATGGAAAGGGGAAAAGAGAGGCGGATGAATAAGAATGCTCTATCTAATAATACGTTTTTAATAAAAGAACAGGGTTACCCAATGTTTGGATAACCCCGCTCTTTCGTTTTTTTATTCTATTCTTCGTCCAGTTAATCTATATATTTTGAATAAATGATACTAGGTTCGTATCTCGTTCAATCTCGAGTTTCTTTCGTAAACGCTGCCGTGCTTTTTTGAGTGCTTCCTCCGATTGGAATGTTATTTGTGCTATTTGTTTGTTCGTCATATTCAATTTCAGAAATACGCATAGCTTACGTTCGTTCTGAGTCAGCATTGGAAAATGGTCATTAAGATTTTTATAAAATGAAGGATGCACCTTTTGAAATAAAATCTCAAACTCTTCCCAGTTGGAGTTATATGTCTGTGACCTATAATCGAAAATCAAAGATTTTATATCGTCTCTTACTTCAGGGGGCGTGTTCTTCTCAATATTCTCTAGCATCTTTATGCTGCGCACGTCACGCTCGGCAGTTTGTACAAGTTTAAGGGTTGCTGAGGTCATTTCCTTCTGATTTTTCTCCAGTTCAGCATTGATCTCTTCCAACTCTAACCGAAGAAGCTGCTTTTTCAGCCTATACGAACGGGTAGTCATTATAACGAGTAACAATAAAAGAACGAAGGCTACAATCAAGAAGAGAATGACAGCCCGTTGGCTTTTTATTTTTAACCCTTTATTCTGTGCTTCTATTTCGTAGACTTGTTTTGCCTTATCGTATTTATAAGCACTCTCTAAGTCTGCAAGTTTCTTTATATTATTTTCGTTGAATATACTGTCGTTGTATAATTTATATAGCACATGATTCTGATATGCTGCCTGATAATTATTTGTTGCGGCATAAATCTCCGATAGCTGTCCATAAATCTCTTTTTGAAGATTCAGTAATTTCAACTCATTGGCTATCTTCAGCCCTTTTTGGGAATAGTCTAATGCTTCGGCATAACGTTTTTCTTGAATATAGATCAATCCCATTTTTACCCATATCTCAGCTTTTGCTCGCTTTAAATCTATTTTTTCGGCAAGATGAAATGCTTCATTGAAATGATCAAGTGCTTTAGTAAATTCTTTCTCACGGGTATATATAGTACCCATGTTGACTAAAATGTTAATAGTCAAGCTTAGCTTACTATTACCTCCAATTTTTAAAGATTTTTCATAGTATTCCAACGCGCGAGGATCATTCATGTTCATATATATATGACCTATGTTAGCCAAACATGAGGATATCTTAAAATTATCTTTTATGTCTTCGGAAATCTTTAATGCTTTTTGAAGATAATTGAGGGCGTCTTTATATTCTCTTTGGTCGGATTGGATTCCGGCAATATTAACAAAATTGGCCACCATTGCTGATTTATCACGGAGCTGCTCGTTAATCTTCAGAGCCTTCAAATGACATTCGAGTGCTACCGCATAGTTACTTTGAGTGCCATAGATCCACGCTAAATTGTTTAATGCTTTTGACAGAACGGGATAATCCTTTAGTTCTTCTGCCAAGAGAATGGCTCTTTCGAGTATTTCGATAGCTTTTATATATTCTCCTTTTGTACTATGGCTTCGTGCTGCATTAACGAGGCATTTCAGTAAAAGGCTCTTATCATTTATTTCATTCGCTATTTTAAGAGCACGTTCGTATGATTCATCACTTTTGGGGATGTCACCAAGTTCCTTGTATACGTTTCCTATTGCAATCAGACAATTGCATATTACCGTTTGTTCTTTGATGACTTCTGCCATCACAAGGCTTTGTCGAAAATAATTGAGAGAGGATTGTTTGTCGCTTTTAATATAAGCTAATCCGGTTACCCACAGGCTGACGGCCTTCCCCTTAGTGTAATTCAAACGATCTGATATCAGGGCTGATTCAGAGGCATATTTCATTGCTTTTGGGGTATCTTTCGAATATATAATGTAACCTATTTCATTCATTATGTCTACTTTCTCCCGATTATTTGAAGAGTACCGTCTCAGTACATTCTCAAGGCTATCCACCTTTTGCATTTGAGCAGAAAGAGTTTGAAAAAAGGTTAATACAAAGAATAGAAATAGAGAGGGAAAACTCAATCTGTTTCTCATATGGCTAAACAAGGTTAGAATTTAAATTATACATCAACGATACGATAATTGGTACTGATAAAACCGACTCCTGATATATTTTTAAGAATGTAAATACACAACAGGCTTTTCTTATTTTTTCCGATAGATAATTCATAATGT from Dysgonomonas mossii encodes:
- the rsgA gene encoding ribosome small subunit-dependent GTPase A, with translation MIDLNTYGWSDKLSQLKQESVHKALPHGRVSIVHRTCYEVISENGMFQCELTGNMMFGRSTFDLPCVGDWVIFQPFDDQKGIIVDMLPRERSLFRKKSGTVCDKQAIASYIDKAFIVQSLDDNFNVRRAERFMAQIVEGNISPVLVLNKSDLEFEKENISNAIKHIADQMPVLFTSIHQPQTILQLREFITEGETVVFVGSSGVGKSSLVNALCEESILLTSDISSSTGKGKHTSTRREMVLMKGSGVLIDTPGVREFGLAIENPDSLSGMLEISDYEGLCRFKDCEHKNEPGCAVLEAVSNGTLDRKVYESYLKLRREAWHFSTSEHEKRKRDKSFSKLVDEVKKHKENL
- a CDS encoding bactofilin family protein, translating into MIKKQTQRNDQPDDLASLMPTVICESFTLRGNIKQTRAIRIEGTIIGNIEQAETVVIGMTGTIRGNVNTKKLIVFGHIEGDISASEAVVIKCSGQITGRLNTENLSMDEGGIYEGEIIMKPSSL
- a CDS encoding tetratricopeptide repeat protein is translated as MRNRLSFPSLFLFFVLTFFQTLSAQMQKVDSLENVLRRYSSNNREKVDIMNEIGYIIYSKDTPKAMKYASESALISDRLNYTKGKAVSLWVTGLAYIKSDKQSSLNYFRQSLVMAEVIKEQTVICNCLIAIGNVYKELGDIPKSDESYERALKIANEINDKSLLLKCLVNAARSHSTKGEYIKAIEILERAILLAEELKDYPVLSKALNNLAWIYGTQSNYAVALECHLKALKINEQLRDKSAMVANFVNIAGIQSDQREYKDALNYLQKALKISEDIKDNFKISSCLANIGHIYMNMNDPRALEYYEKSLKIGGNSKLSLTINILVNMGTIYTREKEFTKALDHFNEAFHLAEKIDLKRAKAEIWVKMGLIYIQEKRYAEALDYSQKGLKIANELKLLNLQKEIYGQLSEIYAATNNYQAAYQNHVLYKLYNDSIFNENNIKKLADLESAYKYDKAKQVYEIEAQNKGLKIKSQRAVILFLIVAFVLLLLLVIMTTRSYRLKKQLLRLELEEINAELEKNQKEMTSATLKLVQTAERDVRSIKMLENIEKNTPPEVRDDIKSLIFDYRSQTYNSNWEEFEILFQKVHPSFYKNLNDHFPMLTQNERKLCVFLKLNMTNKQIAQITFQSEEALKKARQRLRKKLEIERDTNLVSFIQNI
- a CDS encoding ParM/StbA family protein, with translation MYEIQSFPSLIEINNTVLSQTSKDLLHGLKIQHNDKWYICGDLALNEGQLPHKLINSSPDDIDYQLLAKASILLAQDKIEQPLTITTGFPYSTYYIYRDRAVEFFKKTHLLDYDASTHNAGNKKKIVLDVQKVEVIPEIVGCTIAIRKGEPNVSGSFFVFSCGFGTFESILSTDSGIVEQAMVSTHGIRYAVNLMINELRSKYYLELRNVNQLDDAFQRGYIFLNRQNVDLREIRKNVIQTYYQEVISPNLRSIINDSNLVKTNRIYLCGGAMYYQELVDCFIAEFGHFTEITVLDNPETLASKGYALNSLRVSGRPKSALGIDIGNATTVVTNFAEE
- a CDS encoding class I SAM-dependent methyltransferase; this encodes MNNENKTIHDFDFNLICEFFSSMERQGPGSTDATLTALRFIDNLTDKSLIADIGCGTGGQTMTLAKHIEGKITALDLFPDFINILNRNAKLLGMQDRVKGIVGSMDNLPFQNEELDLIWSEGAIYNIGFERGLNEWRKYLKTGGYLAISESSWFTDERPAEINDFWMNSYAEIDTIPNQVAKIHRAGYLPVATFILPETCWTKYYFAPKATAEEVFLNKYAGNKAAEDLVASQRYEAELYNKYKEFYGYTFFIAKKTKL
- a CDS encoding polymer-forming cytoskeletal protein, producing MFFIKRKKAKPIEKETAEEIAVSNQDKVVLGGFCFTGMQKGNFFVKDRAIVDPTATIDGNITATDCTIGGLVKGNVFCTNTIQISSSAVIEGSIMAKKAIMETGCRINGSVSFTPKVEVSMLAIKLIEAEKIIGDKKISKTRELLTEETNIPPKSSPIPGAKTVYKEQKKINTQKPESTIAQSVDNGNNWW